In a single window of the Acidobacteriota bacterium genome:
- the waaF gene encoding lipopolysaccharide heptosyltransferase II, translated as MKILVRGTNWVGDAVMSVPALKALRRVFPDALISLHTRSWAEGLFQDADFIDDIVTYDRHKWAIKDVLDNSRFLRDDKYDLAVLFPNSFESALTTLLTKIPRRIGYNKDLRGLLLTDPVPVPEWKGRRHEVYYYLHLAAEVERRVLGSRSIESAGEPDISIDVSDDRRATARELLHSNGVTATSPIVALGIGSQNSRAKRWPAERYAALADRLSGELGASVILVGSEEDSDAAAKVQEHSSSRLIDLTGRTTLSEAVAILALADLLVANDMGLAHVAAAVDKPTIVIFGPTKHETTRPYSLNALIVRKDVECSPCMLRDCPIDHRCMTRISVDEIFEASRAALTQIDDRNDETPGGFS; from the coding sequence ATGAAAATTCTCGTTCGAGGCACAAACTGGGTTGGTGACGCGGTGATGAGCGTTCCGGCGCTCAAAGCTCTGCGGCGGGTCTTTCCCGATGCGTTGATTTCGCTGCACACGCGGTCCTGGGCGGAAGGGCTGTTTCAGGACGCGGATTTCATAGACGATATAGTCACATACGACCGTCACAAGTGGGCCATCAAAGATGTGCTCGATAATTCGCGTTTCTTGCGCGACGACAAGTACGATCTCGCTGTACTTTTTCCGAATTCGTTCGAATCGGCCCTCACGACGCTGCTGACCAAAATTCCCCGCCGCATCGGTTACAACAAAGACCTTCGAGGGCTGCTGCTTACCGATCCAGTACCTGTTCCGGAATGGAAAGGCCGCCGACACGAGGTCTATTACTATCTGCACCTTGCCGCCGAGGTCGAACGCCGCGTACTGGGCAGCAGATCCATCGAATCGGCGGGTGAGCCTGATATTTCTATTGACGTGTCCGATGACAGAAGGGCTACCGCACGCGAACTATTGCATTCAAATGGCGTCACGGCGACGAGTCCGATAGTCGCTCTCGGTATCGGCTCGCAAAATTCGCGTGCAAAACGCTGGCCGGCTGAGCGATATGCCGCTCTCGCCGACAGACTTAGTGGAGAACTTGGTGCATCTGTGATCCTTGTCGGTTCGGAAGAAGATTCGGACGCCGCAGCTAAGGTGCAGGAACATTCCAGTTCGCGGCTCATCGATCTGACAGGCAGGACAACCCTTTCCGAAGCTGTCGCTATTCTCGCGTTGGCAGATCTGCTCGTCGCGAATGATATGGGGCTCGCCCACGTAGCGGCCGCGGTCGATAAGCCGACCATCGTAATTTTCGGCCCGACAAAGCACGAAACTACACGTCCATATTCGCTTAATGCACTCATAGTGCGAAAAGATGTAGAATGTTCGCCGTGCATGCTGCGCGACTGCCCTATTGATCATCGATGCATGACGCGTATCTCGGTCGATGAGATATTCGAGGCCTCGCGGGCCGCACTAACCCAAATTGATGATAGAAATGACGAAACGCCCGGCGGTTTTTCTTGA
- a CDS encoding NAD(P)-dependent oxidoreductase: MKVIVTGGSGYLGTHLVRHFGADDLSRRSGRDVLYETDCSIAAEYDVVIHLAAEMDRNPENADSIFRTNTEGAVNVLMHMRENAVFIFASTKDVYGRFADNFDAVPETCPTAYAGQSPLEWSKLIAERYVEYYTHQLNIRSCIFRLSTIYAPNSEGNLPNFVGHYARQINMGERIRLPGGGRPRRDILHVNDLASACEAFTDSAIRHGLYNIGGGRANALTLGELVAKMEEVSGLEALIDEENPLPDPVPMNYVTDITLADHELGWRPKIGLEDGLQTLF, from the coding sequence GTGAAAGTTATCGTCACAGGCGGCAGCGGCTATCTGGGCACGCATTTGGTCAGGCATTTCGGTGCTGACGACCTTTCGCGGCGTTCGGGACGCGACGTACTATACGAAACTGATTGTTCCATTGCCGCAGAGTACGACGTCGTCATTCATCTTGCTGCCGAGATGGATCGAAACCCCGAAAATGCCGACTCCATCTTTCGCACGAACACCGAAGGAGCCGTTAACGTGCTGATGCATATGCGTGAGAATGCTGTGTTCATCTTCGCATCTACAAAGGACGTTTACGGGCGTTTCGCCGACAATTTCGACGCTGTTCCCGAGACATGCCCGACCGCATACGCCGGCCAGTCACCGCTTGAATGGTCAAAGCTCATCGCCGAACGCTACGTCGAATATTACACGCATCAGCTCAATATCCGTTCCTGCATCTTCCGGCTTTCGACCATTTACGCCCCGAATTCCGAAGGCAATCTGCCGAATTTCGTCGGCCATTACGCACGTCAGATAAATATGGGTGAACGCATTCGCCTGCCAGGCGGCGGGCGGCCGCGGCGAGACATTTTGCATGTAAATGATCTTGCTTCAGCTTGCGAGGCGTTTACGGATTCGGCAATACGCCATGGACTTTACAACATCGGCGGCGGCCGTGCGAATGCACTTACGCTCGGTGAACTCGTCGCTAAAATGGAGGAAGTTTCGGGCCTTGAGGCATTGATCGATGAAGAAAACCCTCTGCCCGACCCCGTTCCAATGAACTACGTCACGGACATCACGCTTGCGGATCACGAACTCGGCTGGCGCCCGAAGATCGGTCTTGAAGATGGATTACAGACACTTTTTTAA
- a CDS encoding PBP1A family penicillin-binding protein translates to MPDQNIVKSGRSKLPPRGWVRSRRGVAYKAPPPTRWQRFHRTVFNVWTVSAVLFLGLGIFLTLAYFWFEFSDRIDRRLLAGDVFTATAGIYSAPKTLRVGETISKNELIDYLRSAGYIERNDKADASRSRYAIDGDVVGIEPGLTAIIDGKKAFPAVSVKFTKDQKSVEAIGDRDSGQQIREVLVEPKILSSIAAEGDGRRKTVTFNDLPPHLVKAIITTEDRAFFEHYGVNFRGIARALWRRYEGDEASPVANQGGSSITQQLVKNLLLTRDQTIERKVTEAYMSLILETRLSKQEIFTLYANQIYLGQQTGVAIYGVGEAANAYFGKDVSQLTLPEAAFIAGVIRSPNRYTPYKYPDKAKERRNQVLSDMLEAGEISQAEFAEARKAEIVLKQISNTRDLQGMPYFSQYVVDQVPKVVNDPEALQHLRVYTSIDPDLQRIAYETVAKRLTALDKKFPKKTGLNASLVAIKPKTGEIVAMIGGRDYLENQFNRATDAQRQPGSVFKPFVYLAAINSAYDSSTRQFTAASIFKDEKKTFTFGNDSYSPGNFGDFFSNQDTTLRDALVKSKNVIAVDVAMQLNIGRVMNLAAKAGLPKVEKAYPSMALGTAEATPLQVATGYTTFANLGDRTAPMPITRVASGDGRTVNQVMPDKKNVVRPDVAYIMNDMMKDVINRGTAAQLGGWGFRNEAGKRAFAGKTGTSRDGWFAGFTPEIVCVVYVGFDNGDDLGLKGSDSAMPIWADFMKEAVRLHPDYNGDWTMPANVRKAEIDIRNGSLIRELDATPTPDATPLPSPSIDPELQQYLDPEPTPPVEVFVTNVPAEFRRIELFIAGTVPNRSLLPVDEVGNVPIPNPDATATPITQSWQDASEGRTPPPTPEPDDNEQPGVTVSVCFLTGMRATVNCRDKESRTYKPGTEPKEFCTFHR, encoded by the coding sequence ATGCCAGATCAAAACATCGTAAAATCAGGCAGATCAAAATTGCCGCCCAGAGGCTGGGTGCGTTCCCGCCGCGGCGTTGCTTACAAGGCACCGCCGCCGACGCGTTGGCAGCGGTTTCACCGAACCGTATTCAATGTGTGGACGGTGTCGGCGGTACTGTTTCTTGGCCTCGGCATATTTTTGACGCTCGCGTATTTCTGGTTCGAATTCTCTGACCGCATCGACCGCAGGCTGCTGGCAGGCGACGTCTTCACGGCAACGGCGGGAATCTACTCCGCACCGAAAACGCTGCGTGTCGGCGAAACCATCTCAAAGAACGAACTGATCGACTACTTAAGATCGGCAGGCTATATAGAACGAAACGACAAAGCGGACGCCTCCAGAAGCCGCTATGCGATCGACGGCGACGTGGTCGGCATCGAGCCCGGCCTGACCGCGATCATCGACGGTAAGAAGGCTTTCCCCGCAGTTTCCGTAAAATTCACCAAGGACCAGAAAAGCGTCGAGGCTATCGGCGACCGCGACAGCGGCCAGCAGATCCGCGAGGTGCTAGTGGAGCCGAAAATTCTCAGTTCCATCGCGGCCGAAGGCGACGGCCGGCGAAAGACCGTTACGTTCAATGATCTGCCGCCGCATCTTGTAAAGGCGATCATCACTACCGAGGATCGGGCGTTCTTTGAACATTACGGCGTCAATTTCCGAGGCATTGCGCGGGCGTTGTGGCGGCGTTATGAGGGCGACGAAGCTTCGCCGGTCGCAAATCAGGGCGGCTCGTCCATCACGCAGCAGCTTGTGAAAAATCTTCTGCTGACACGTGACCAGACCATCGAGCGAAAGGTCACCGAAGCCTACATGTCTCTCATTCTGGAGACGCGGCTGTCGAAGCAGGAGATCTTTACGCTCTACGCAAATCAGATCTATCTCGGCCAGCAGACGGGCGTGGCGATCTACGGGGTCGGCGAAGCGGCGAACGCTTATTTCGGCAAAGACGTATCGCAACTGACGCTGCCTGAGGCGGCGTTCATCGCGGGCGTTATTCGCAGCCCGAATCGCTACACGCCGTACAAATATCCCGACAAAGCTAAAGAACGACGCAATCAGGTGCTTTCGGATATGCTCGAGGCCGGCGAGATATCGCAGGCTGAGTTTGCAGAGGCACGCAAGGCCGAGATCGTCCTGAAACAAATTTCAAACACGCGCGACCTGCAGGGAATGCCGTATTTTTCGCAGTACGTCGTCGATCAGGTCCCAAAGGTCGTCAATGATCCCGAAGCTCTCCAGCATCTGCGTGTTTACACGTCGATCGACCCCGACCTGCAGCGTATCGCTTACGAAACGGTCGCAAAACGCCTGACCGCTCTCGACAAGAAATTTCCCAAAAAGACCGGGCTCAATGCCTCGCTCGTCGCGATCAAACCAAAGACCGGCGAGATCGTGGCGATGATCGGCGGGCGTGATTACCTGGAAAATCAGTTCAACCGTGCGACCGATGCGCAGCGACAGCCCGGCTCTGTATTCAAACCGTTCGTTTATCTAGCGGCGATCAACTCGGCATACGATTCCAGCACTCGGCAGTTTACGGCGGCGAGCATTTTCAAGGACGAAAAGAAGACGTTCACCTTCGGCAACGATTCTTATTCGCCGGGGAATTTCGGCGACTTTTTCTCGAATCAGGACACAACGCTCCGCGATGCATTGGTCAAGAGCAAGAATGTCATCGCCGTCGATGTGGCGATGCAGCTAAACATCGGCCGCGTGATGAACCTCGCCGCAAAGGCGGGCCTGCCGAAGGTCGAAAAGGCGTATCCCTCGATGGCTCTCGGCACCGCAGAGGCGACGCCGCTGCAGGTCGCGACGGGCTATACCACATTCGCAAATCTCGGCGACCGCACCGCACCGATGCCGATCACGCGCGTCGCTTCCGGCGACGGCCGCACGGTCAATCAGGTGATGCCTGACAAAAAGAACGTCGTCCGGCCCGATGTTGCCTACATCATGAACGACATGATGAAGGACGTGATCAACCGCGGCACCGCGGCACAGCTCGGCGGATGGGGCTTTCGCAATGAGGCCGGGAAGCGTGCCTTTGCAGGCAAGACCGGCACGTCGCGTGACGGCTGGTTCGCGGGATTCACGCCTGAGATCGTCTGCGTGGTTTACGTCGGTTTTGATAACGGCGACGACCTCGGGTTGAAAGGCTCCGATTCGGCGATGCCGATATGGGCGGATTTTATGAAAGAGGCCGTCCGGCTGCATCCTGACTACAACGGCGACTGGACGATGCCCGCCAACGTCCGCAAGGCCGAGATCGACATCCGCAACGGATCGCTCATTCGCGAACTCGACGCGACGCCCACGCCCGACGCCACGCCGCTGCCTTCGCCGAGCATCGATCCGGAACTTCAACAGTACCTCGATCCCGAACCGACGCCGCCGGTCGAGGTTTTCGTGACGAACGTCCCTGCGGAATTTCGCCGTATCGAGCTTTTCATCGCAGGCACCGTTCCGAACCGCTCACTGTTGCCCGTAGACGAGGTCGGCAATGTCCCGATACCGAACCCGGACGCGACAGCCACGCCCATCACGCAATCCTGGCAGGACGCCAGCGAAGGCCGCACGCCGCCGCCCACGCCCGAACCCGACGACAACGAGCAGCCCGGCGTCACCGTCAGCGTCTGCTTCCTCACAGGCATGCGAGCGACCGTGAACTGCCGCGACAAAGAATCCCGCACCTACAAACCCGGCACCGAGCCGAAAGAATTCTGCACATTTCATAGGTAA
- the cas2 gene encoding CRISPR-associated endonuclease Cas2, with translation MRIFGGLDTVWMVVMFDLPTETKLDRKRYARFRKMLLDDGFMMLQFSVYGRHCPSEENANVHEKRVIMSLPEKGNVRILRVTEKQYARMQTFYGKRPRKTEEPPLQLSFF, from the coding sequence ATGAGAATTTTTGGAGGGCTCGACACTGTGTGGATGGTTGTAATGTTCGATCTCCCGACCGAAACAAAGCTTGACCGCAAGCGTTACGCCCGGTTTCGCAAGATGCTTCTCGACGACGGCTTTATGATGCTGCAGTTCTCGGTTTACGGGCGTCACTGCCCCAGCGAGGAGAACGCAAATGTGCATGAAAAGCGTGTTATAATGTCCCTACCGGAAAAAGGAAACGTTCGGATCCTCAGGGTTACCGAAAAACAATATGCACGAATGCAGACATTTTACGGAAAACGCCCCCGAAAGACTGAGGAACCGCCGCTTCAGCTCAGTTTTTTCTGA